The following proteins are co-located in the Fusobacteriaceae bacterium genome:
- a CDS encoding coproporphyrinogen III oxidase: MEIHADFALNPRSVEEFARVLVPEALTAVLQVTTEERDGEIRVGLRAGGREAAYSWRALGDPADEQKTAMVKTLLLRLYGKSLSWGSLMGVRPTKVLRRYWEKGFTFSETREIFRAFYDVSPEKTDLLHQVLKRELALLNRDAVNMYIGIPYCRTRCVYCSFASYEIGGGVGRYYRDFLESLHREIDAAGAFLKKHHFTLESLYIGGGTPSILEESDLEALLGQIEKSVPLENLLEYTFEAGREDSLTREKLALMKVRGVRRISLNPQSFNEETLRRINRPFDRRHFDQMYEAAKALGFLLNMDIIIGLPGETTEQVLFTLKELKKYDPDNLTIHSLAFKRHSRLFFGEKGRIPLDKDRISDEIARLTAEMDLMPYYLYRQKNLMEWGENVGYAKEGLESRFNVEMIEENQVTVGLGGGAVTKLITKDSGGRDVVKRLINPKEPALYIRELDERLAEKLEKLRQWKAATGSTRGFE, from the coding sequence ATGGAAATACACGCGGATTTTGCCTTAAACCCCAGAAGCGTGGAGGAATTCGCCCGGGTACTCGTCCCCGAGGCGCTGACGGCGGTATTGCAGGTTACGACGGAAGAAAGGGACGGAGAAATCCGGGTCGGGCTAAGGGCCGGCGGCAGGGAAGCGGCTTATTCCTGGCGGGCCCTCGGCGACCCGGCCGATGAGCAAAAGACCGCCATGGTCAAGACCCTCTTGCTCAGGCTTTACGGAAAAAGTCTGTCCTGGGGAAGTCTCATGGGCGTCAGGCCCACAAAGGTCCTCCGGCGGTATTGGGAAAAAGGCTTTACTTTTTCAGAAACCCGGGAAATTTTTCGCGCGTTCTACGACGTCAGTCCGGAAAAGACGGACCTCCTGCATCAGGTCCTCAAAAGGGAACTGGCGCTTCTGAACCGGGACGCCGTCAACATGTATATCGGAATCCCCTATTGCCGGACCCGCTGCGTCTATTGTTCCTTCGCCTCCTATGAAATCGGCGGAGGCGTCGGGCGCTACTACCGGGATTTTCTCGAATCCCTGCACAGGGAAATCGACGCCGCGGGCGCTTTTTTGAAAAAACATCATTTTACGCTGGAATCGCTCTACATCGGCGGCGGGACGCCGAGCATCCTTGAGGAGAGCGATCTTGAGGCCCTGCTGGGCCAAATCGAAAAATCCGTTCCCCTGGAAAATTTGCTGGAGTATACGTTTGAGGCGGGCCGGGAAGACAGTCTGACCCGGGAAAAACTTGCCCTGATGAAGGTCCGCGGCGTCAGGCGGATCAGCCTCAATCCCCAGAGCTTCAATGAGGAGACGCTCCGGCGGATCAACCGTCCCTTTGACCGGCGTCATTTTGATCAAATGTACGAAGCGGCCAAGGCGCTGGGCTTTCTGCTCAACATGGATATCATCATCGGGCTTCCCGGCGAGACCACGGAACAGGTGCTTTTTACGCTGAAAGAGCTCAAAAAATACGATCCCGACAATCTCACGATTCACTCGCTGGCTTTCAAGCGCCACTCGCGGCTCTTTTTCGGGGAAAAGGGGCGGATCCCCCTCGATAAAGACCGAATTTCCGATGAAATCGCGCGCCTGACGGCAGAGATGGATTTGATGCCCTATTATCTCTACCGGCAGAAGAACCTCATGGAATGGGGGGAAAATGTCGGTTATGCCAAAGAAGGCCTCGAATCTCGTTTCAACGTGGAAATGATCGAGGAAAACCAAGTCACGGTGGGTCTGGGCGGCGGCGCGGTCACAAAATTGATCACGAAAGACAGCGGCGGTCGGGACGTCGTGAAAAGGCTCATCAATCCCAAGGAGCCGGCCCTCTATATCCGGGAATTGGACGAGCGGCTCGCGGAAAAATTGGAAAAATTGCGGCAATGGAAAGCGGCGACGGGATCGACAAGAGGGTTCGAATAA
- a CDS encoding PilT/PilU family type 4a pilus ATPase, whose protein sequence is MKLAELLAKGRALGASDLHLVQGEIPVFRVNGQLLREGNHRLEARDLEDILAELLPGGEGPLPDDLRERDFAWKDPVQNRYRVNIHRQMETFAVSIRIIRKFIPPMAELGLPGAAEELLALESGLVLVTGATGSGKSTTLAALVETLNHTRALNIITIEDPVEYVFNGDKSLIRQREIGRDTASFQAALRSALRQDPDVILVGEMRDLESIEAAITVAETGHLVLGTLHTTGAVEAVDRIIDVFPKEKQSQIRLQVASVLKAVVNQQLIPGVSGSPVLACEILRNTPAVASYILQGRTNQIPSLLESGQKNGMVSMRKSLEALYKTGKIDEIQYKKRMP, encoded by the coding sequence ATGAAACTGGCTGAACTTCTGGCAAAGGGCAGGGCCCTGGGCGCGTCGGATCTGCATCTCGTGCAGGGGGAAATTCCGGTATTCCGGGTAAACGGCCAATTGCTGCGGGAAGGAAACCACAGACTTGAGGCCCGCGACCTCGAAGACATCCTTGCGGAATTGCTCCCGGGGGGTGAAGGCCCTCTTCCGGACGACTTGAGGGAAAGGGACTTTGCCTGGAAAGACCCCGTGCAAAACCGCTATCGGGTCAATATCCACCGGCAAATGGAAACCTTTGCCGTATCGATCCGGATCATCCGGAAGTTTATCCCGCCTATGGCGGAACTGGGGCTGCCCGGGGCGGCGGAAGAACTTCTCGCGCTCGAAAGCGGCCTCGTCCTCGTAACCGGCGCAACGGGAAGCGGCAAGAGCACCACGCTGGCGGCCCTGGTCGAGACCTTGAACCACACGCGGGCCCTCAATATCATCACGATTGAGGATCCCGTCGAATATGTCTTCAACGGGGACAAATCCCTGATCCGGCAGCGGGAAATCGGACGGGACACGGCGTCGTTCCAGGCGGCGTTGCGATCGGCCCTGCGACAGGACCCGGACGTCATTCTCGTCGGGGAAATGCGCGATTTGGAGAGTATCGAAGCCGCCATCACCGTGGCGGAGACCGGGCATCTCGTTCTGGGGACGCTCCATACGACGGGGGCCGTTGAGGCCGTGGATCGGATTATTGACGTTTTCCCGAAAGAAAAGCAAAGCCAGATTCGCCTGCAAGTGGCGTCCGTGCTGAAAGCCGTCGTCAATCAACAGTTAATCCCGGGCGTTTCGGGAAGCCCTGTCCTCGCCTGTGAAATTCTCAGAAACACGCCGGCCGTCGCCAGTTATATCCTGCAAGGCCGGACAAACCAGATTCCCTCTCTTTTGGAGAGCGGGCAGAAGAACGGGATGGTTTCCATGCGGAAATCTCTTGAAGCGCTCTATAAGACGGGAAAAATCGACGAAATTCAGTACAAAAAAAGGATGCCTTGA
- a CDS encoding gamma-glutamyltransferase family protein: MFTFDNTIYPYPSRRNVVHAKNGLVATGSPLAAQAGLEILKKGGNAIDAAVATAAALTVVEPTSNGIGGDAFAIFNIKDKIYGLNSSGPSPKLLEAQKLWDKGLKTMPQYGLIPVNVPGVPKAWAELVKKFGKLKLSEVVAPAVKLAREGYAVPVNVGKLWKKAVPNYKKELEKAEEFKHWFETFAPEGKAPEIGDVVRLPDHADTIEKIGATDADAFYRGEYADKIDAFFKKYGAYLRKEDLEAYEAEWVEPIKTTYHGYDVYEIPPNGHGISVLMTLNILEPYHFEARETIQAYHTMIEAMKLAFVDVQKYVTDPRYMKVTVEQLLSRAYADERRKLIGDKAVLPTPGDPIGGGTVYLATADSEGNMVSYIQSNYYGFGSGIVIPGTGISLHDRGYNFNLDPDSPNCAGPAKKPYHTIIPGFLAKDGKPVGPFGVMGGFMQPQGHVQVVTNTIDFLMNPQAALDAWRWQWIGAKNIELEHGVDEHIAYALTAKGHDIKVVHDTISMGRGEIIWKMENGVYAAGTEPRTDGHIALY; encoded by the coding sequence GTGTTCACATTTGACAATACCATCTATCCGTACCCGTCCCGCAGAAACGTCGTACACGCGAAAAACGGGCTAGTGGCCACCGGTTCTCCGCTGGCCGCCCAGGCGGGGCTGGAAATCCTGAAAAAAGGGGGAAACGCCATTGACGCCGCCGTCGCTACGGCCGCGGCCCTCACCGTCGTCGAACCGACCAGCAACGGCATCGGGGGAGACGCCTTTGCCATTTTCAACATCAAAGACAAAATCTACGGCCTCAATTCCAGCGGACCCTCGCCGAAGCTCCTTGAGGCGCAAAAACTTTGGGATAAAGGGCTTAAAACCATGCCGCAGTACGGACTCATTCCGGTCAACGTGCCGGGCGTCCCCAAGGCCTGGGCCGAACTCGTGAAAAAATTCGGCAAACTGAAGCTTTCGGAAGTCGTGGCGCCAGCGGTAAAACTGGCCCGGGAAGGCTACGCCGTTCCCGTGAATGTGGGAAAACTCTGGAAAAAAGCCGTTCCCAACTACAAGAAGGAGCTGGAAAAAGCGGAGGAATTCAAGCACTGGTTTGAGACATTCGCCCCCGAAGGCAAAGCGCCTGAGATCGGCGACGTCGTACGGCTGCCGGATCACGCCGATACCATCGAGAAAATCGGAGCGACGGACGCCGACGCCTTTTACCGGGGGGAATACGCCGACAAGATTGACGCTTTCTTCAAAAAATACGGCGCTTATCTGCGAAAGGAAGACCTGGAGGCCTATGAGGCCGAATGGGTCGAACCCATCAAGACCACCTACCACGGTTACGACGTGTACGAAATCCCGCCCAACGGCCACGGAATCAGCGTTCTCATGACGCTCAACATCTTAGAGCCCTACCATTTTGAGGCGAGGGAAACGATTCAGGCTTACCACACGATGATCGAAGCGATGAAACTGGCCTTTGTGGATGTGCAAAAATACGTCACGGATCCCCGTTACATGAAAGTGACGGTGGAACAGCTGCTCTCGCGGGCTTATGCCGACGAGCGGCGGAAACTGATCGGAGATAAAGCCGTTCTGCCGACGCCGGGCGATCCCATCGGCGGAGGGACCGTATATCTCGCCACGGCCGACAGCGAAGGCAACATGGTTTCCTATATTCAGAGCAATTACTACGGCTTCGGCTCGGGAATTGTCATTCCCGGGACGGGAATTTCCCTTCACGACCGGGGCTACAACTTCAATCTCGATCCCGACAGTCCCAATTGCGCGGGTCCCGCCAAGAAACCCTATCATACGATTATCCCGGGCTTTCTCGCCAAAGACGGCAAGCCCGTCGGGCCCTTCGGCGTTATGGGCGGATTTATGCAACCCCAGGGGCATGTGCAGGTCGTGACAAACACAATCGATTTCCTGATGAATCCGCAGGCCGCACTGGACGCCTGGCGCTGGCAGTGGATCGGGGCGAAGAACATCGAGCTGGAGCACGGCGTAGACGAGCACATCGCCTATGCCCTCACGGCCAAAGGGCACGACATCAAGGTTGTCCATGACACGATCTCCATGGGCCGGGGCGAAATCATCTGGAAAATGGAAAACGGCGTCTATGCCGCCGGTACGGAACCCCGCACAGACGGGCATATCGCGTTGTATTGA
- the glmS gene encoding glutamine--fructose-6-phosphate transaminase (isomerizing), translating into MCGIIGYAGGADKAVEVILEGLTKLEYRGYDSAGIAIIENGKLFVEKKSGRLENLKSVMTTDKASHLGIGHTRWATHGVPTDINAHPHMSWNHKVAVVHNGIIENYATLKEQLKAEGVGFTSDTDTEVIAHLYAKLFDGDPVSTMVALKKKIRGTYALGIVNSDDPERIVCARKEGPLIIGISEGKNFIASDVPAILKYTRDVIFLDDDEIAIVEKDKVSVYDAEGKPLVKKIQKIEWDMDQASKAGYPHFMLKEIEEEPAVVEKTLGIYVNPKGDVDFGETFSKIDFEKIEQIDIVACGTAYYAGLQGEYFLKKNAGLKASVEIASEFRYSDPFVDEKHLVIFISQSGETLDSIMALKTAREKGAKTLAIANVLGSTITREADMALYTLAGPEISVASTKAYIAQVTMLYLLSLYVGLRRKTLSRERYDQMLDKIYVLSEMIGNVFFQKEKIKNLAAEIKDKAHAFYIGRGIDEKIAREGSLKMKEISYVHAESFPGGELKHGTIALIEEGTPVVVIATQRDMLEKMISNAREVKARGAFVIVLTKKSYKEMEEVADRIVYIDDIDDMLAPLLAVVPLQLLAYYTACARGLDVDKPRNLAKSVTVE; encoded by the coding sequence ATGTGCGGAATTATCGGTTACGCGGGTGGCGCCGACAAGGCGGTGGAAGTGATCCTCGAGGGGCTGACAAAGCTGGAATACCGCGGTTATGACTCGGCGGGGATCGCGATTATCGAAAACGGAAAGCTCTTTGTGGAAAAAAAGAGCGGCAGGCTGGAAAATCTCAAAAGCGTCATGACGACGGACAAGGCGTCCCATCTGGGCATAGGGCACACGCGCTGGGCGACCCATGGCGTCCCGACGGACATCAACGCCCATCCCCACATGAGCTGGAATCACAAAGTAGCCGTTGTCCATAACGGCATCATTGAAAACTACGCGACATTGAAAGAACAGCTGAAGGCGGAAGGCGTCGGATTCACCTCGGATACGGATACGGAAGTGATCGCCCATCTCTACGCCAAGCTCTTTGACGGGGATCCCGTCTCCACCATGGTCGCTCTGAAAAAGAAGATCCGGGGAACGTACGCCCTGGGGATCGTCAACAGCGACGACCCCGAGCGGATTGTCTGCGCCCGGAAGGAAGGGCCGCTGATCATCGGCATCAGCGAAGGGAAAAATTTCATCGCCTCCGATGTGCCCGCGATCCTGAAGTATACCCGGGATGTGATCTTTCTCGACGACGACGAGATCGCGATCGTTGAAAAGGACAAAGTTTCGGTCTATGACGCGGAGGGAAAGCCCCTCGTCAAGAAAATCCAAAAAATCGAGTGGGATATGGACCAGGCGTCCAAAGCCGGCTATCCCCACTTTATGCTGAAAGAGATCGAGGAGGAGCCCGCCGTCGTGGAAAAGACCCTCGGCATCTACGTCAACCCCAAGGGAGACGTGGATTTCGGCGAAACTTTCAGTAAGATTGATTTTGAAAAAATCGAACAAATCGATATTGTCGCCTGTGGAACCGCCTATTACGCGGGATTGCAGGGCGAATACTTTTTGAAGAAAAACGCGGGCCTGAAGGCTTCGGTGGAAATCGCGTCGGAATTCCGCTACAGCGACCCCTTTGTTGATGAGAAGCACCTTGTGATCTTTATCAGCCAGTCGGGGGAGACGCTGGATTCCATTATGGCCCTCAAAACGGCCCGGGAAAAAGGCGCGAAAACCCTTGCCATCGCCAATGTCCTGGGTTCCACCATTACCCGGGAAGCGGACATGGCCCTCTACACGCTGGCGGGACCGGAGATTTCCGTCGCCTCCACAAAGGCCTACATTGCCCAGGTGACCATGCTTTATCTGCTGTCCCTCTATGTGGGACTCCGGAGAAAGACCCTCAGCAGGGAGCGCTATGACCAAATGCTGGACAAGATTTACGTCTTGAGTGAAATGATCGGCAACGTATTTTTCCAGAAGGAAAAGATAAAGAATCTGGCCGCCGAAATCAAGGACAAGGCCCACGCCTTTTACATCGGCCGCGGCATCGACGAGAAAATCGCCCGGGAAGGTTCGCTCAAAATGAAGGAAATCAGCTATGTCCACGCGGAATCCTTCCCCGGAGGGGAGCTCAAACACGGGACCATCGCCCTGATCGAAGAGGGAACCCCTGTGGTCGTCATCGCGACCCAGCGGGACATGCTGGAGAAAATGATTTCCAACGCGCGGGAAGTCAAGGCGAGAGGCGCTTTTGTGATTGTCCTCACGAAAAAAAGTTATAAAGAAATGGAAGAAGTGGCGGACCGGATCGTCTATATCGACGATATCGACGATATGCTGGCGCCGCTGCTCGCTGTCGTACCGCTCCAGCTGCTCGCCTATTACACGGCCTGCGCCCGGGGACTCGATGTGGATAAACCGCGGAACCTTGCTAAATCAGTGACTGTGGAGTAA
- a CDS encoding NADH peroxidase gives MAKYVCSICGYVHEGDAAPEACPQCKAPASKFTLQGEGMSWACEHVVGVAQGVSQDILDDLRMNFNGECAEVGMYLAMSRVAYREGYPEIGMYWETAAYEEANHASRFAELLGEVVTDSTKKNLELRVAAENGATAGKFDLAKRAKAANLDAIHDTVHEMAKDEARHGRAFAGLLERYFGKK, from the coding sequence ATGGCTAAATATGTTTGTTCAATCTGCGGATACGTACACGAAGGCGACGCGGCCCCCGAGGCTTGTCCCCAGTGTAAGGCGCCCGCTTCAAAATTTACATTACAAGGTGAAGGTATGTCTTGGGCCTGCGAACATGTCGTAGGCGTTGCGCAAGGCGTTTCGCAGGATATCCTCGATGATCTGCGGATGAATTTCAACGGAGAATGCGCCGAAGTCGGCATGTATCTGGCCATGTCCAGAGTCGCCTACCGGGAAGGATATCCGGAAATCGGGATGTACTGGGAGACAGCCGCTTATGAAGAAGCCAACCACGCTTCCCGCTTTGCGGAACTTCTGGGCGAAGTCGTAACGGATTCCACGAAAAAGAACCTCGAACTGCGGGTCGCGGCTGAAAACGGCGCTACAGCCGGAAAGTTCGACCTGGCCAAACGGGCCAAAGCCGCCAATCTTGACGCCATCCATGACACCGTTCATGAAATGGCCAAGGATGAGGCGAGACACGGCCGGGCTTTCGCGGGCTTACTGGAAAGATATTTCGGAAAGAAATAA
- a CDS encoding transposase produces the protein MRRLVHDSKKKVFLILDNLRVHHSTKVPKWLEKLKAEIEVFYLPPYAPEYNPDELLNSDLKRGIGK, from the coding sequence ATGCGTCGCTTGGTTCACGATAGTAAGAAAAAAGTGTTCTTGATTCTGGACAATTTGCGTGTCCACCATTCTACAAAGGTCCCAAAGTGGCTCGAAAAGCTCAAGGCAGAGATCGAAGTATTTTACTTGCCGCCGTATGCTCCAGAATACAATCCAGACGAACTCCTCAACAGTGATTTGAAGCGAGGAATTGGCAAGTGA
- a CDS encoding PLP-dependent aspartate aminotransferase family protein, with protein MSDHLATKCVNNRHETLKYDNTGAISYPIYQTATFAHPGVGESTGYDYSRQQNPTREQLERVVASLENGTDALAFSSGMAAVAVMLELLKPGDHIISSCDLYGGMIRYFQHISEKNGLTVTYWNGAPGELAGLVRQETAAIFIETPSNPMMNIIDIQKTADVARERKLLFVVDNTFLSPWFQNPLDLGADIVLHSGTKFLGGHNDTLSGFLVVKDAALAERLRFLSKTIGSCLAPFDSWLVLRGVKTLGLRMEASQKNALAIARFLSGHPRVTKVYYPGLPDFTEAEVHLKQARGFGSMLTFQTDTKETALRVLKSVKLLHFAESLGGVESLITYPSTQTHADVPPEDRERNGILETTLRLSAGIEHEADLIADLAQALGE; from the coding sequence GTGTCGGACCATCTCGCGACGAAGTGCGTCAATAACCGCCATGAAACCTTGAAATACGACAATACCGGCGCCATCAGCTACCCGATCTACCAGACGGCGACCTTTGCCCACCCGGGCGTCGGGGAAAGCACGGGCTACGACTACAGCCGCCAGCAAAACCCAACCCGTGAGCAACTGGAGCGGGTTGTGGCGTCATTGGAAAACGGGACCGACGCCCTGGCGTTTTCCAGCGGCATGGCGGCGGTTGCCGTCATGCTGGAATTGCTGAAACCCGGGGATCACATCATCAGTTCCTGCGATCTCTACGGCGGCATGATTCGCTATTTTCAGCATATCAGCGAAAAAAACGGGTTGACCGTGACGTACTGGAACGGCGCGCCGGGAGAATTGGCGGGACTCGTCCGGCAGGAAACCGCCGCTATTTTTATCGAAACGCCCTCCAACCCCATGATGAACATCATCGATATCCAAAAGACGGCGGATGTCGCCCGGGAGCGCAAACTCCTTTTTGTGGTGGACAATACCTTTCTCTCGCCCTGGTTCCAGAATCCGCTGGATCTGGGGGCGGATATCGTTTTGCACAGCGGCACGAAATTCCTCGGCGGACACAACGACACGCTCTCGGGCTTTCTCGTTGTGAAAGACGCCGCACTCGCCGAACGCCTGCGCTTTTTGAGCAAAACCATCGGTTCCTGTCTCGCGCCCTTTGACAGCTGGCTTGTTCTGCGCGGCGTCAAGACGCTGGGCTTGCGGATGGAAGCCAGCCAAAAAAACGCGCTTGCCATCGCGCGCTTTTTGAGCGGCCACCCGAGGGTGACAAAGGTCTATTATCCGGGATTGCCGGACTTCACGGAAGCGGAAGTCCATCTGAAGCAGGCCCGGGGCTTCGGGAGCATGCTGACGTTCCAGACCGACACGAAGGAAACGGCGCTCCGTGTTCTCAAAAGCGTAAAATTGCTGCATTTTGCCGAAAGCCTCGGGGGCGTCGAGTCCCTGATCACTTACCCCTCGACCCAGACCCACGCCGATGTGCCGCCTGAGGACAGGGAGCGAAACGGGATCCTAGAGACGACCCTGCGTCTCTCGGCGGGAATCGAGCACGAGGCGGATCTGATCGCCGATCTTGCGCAGGCTTTGGGGGAATGA
- the nifH gene encoding nitrogenase iron protein, whose translation MPKKIKQIAIYGKGGIGKSTTTSNISAALSLLGYKVMQFGCDPKADSTNTLRKGTYIPTVLDTLREKGKVDVHDVIYEGFNGIYCVEAGGPAPGVGCAGRGIITAVELFKQQRVFDELDLDFVIYDVLGDVVCGGFAVPIREGIAQHVFTVSSGDFMSIYASNNLFKGIKKYSNSGGALLGGIIANSINESYSREIIDDFAARTKTQIVQYVPRSITVTQAELKGRTVIESAPASEQAGIYRTLAKKIADHEESKTPSPLGVDELRQWAASWSDKLLQIQNIVENEEGVAAI comes from the coding sequence ATGCCCAAAAAAATAAAGCAGATCGCCATTTACGGAAAAGGCGGCATCGGAAAATCCACGACCACCAGCAATATTTCGGCGGCCCTCTCCCTCCTGGGGTACAAGGTCATGCAGTTCGGCTGTGACCCCAAGGCGGACAGCACCAACACGCTCAGAAAGGGGACCTACATTCCCACGGTCCTCGATACGCTCCGGGAAAAAGGAAAGGTCGATGTCCATGACGTCATTTACGAGGGCTTCAACGGCATCTACTGCGTCGAAGCGGGAGGACCGGCGCCGGGAGTCGGTTGCGCGGGGCGCGGCATCATCACGGCCGTGGAATTGTTCAAGCAACAGCGCGTCTTTGACGAACTGGACCTCGACTTCGTCATTTACGACGTTTTGGGGGACGTGGTCTGCGGCGGCTTCGCGGTCCCCATTCGGGAAGGCATCGCGCAGCATGTGTTTACGGTCTCCAGCGGGGATTTTATGTCCATATACGCAAGCAACAATCTGTTCAAAGGCATCAAAAAATACAGCAACAGCGGCGGGGCGCTTCTCGGGGGAATTATCGCCAATTCCATCAATGAAAGCTATTCACGGGAGATCATCGACGACTTTGCCGCGCGGACAAAGACGCAAATCGTCCAGTATGTGCCGCGCTCCATTACCGTGACCCAGGCGGAGCTCAAGGGCAGGACCGTCATCGAATCGGCCCCCGCCAGTGAGCAAGCCGGGATCTATCGGACCCTCGCGAAAAAAATCGCGGACCACGAGGAGAGCAAAACCCCTTCGCCCCTGGGCGTCGACGAACTCCGGCAGTGGGCCGCCTCCTGGAGCGACAAGTTGCTGCAAATACAGAATATTGTGGAAAACGAGGAGGGGGTGGCGGCCATATGA
- a CDS encoding radical SAM protein: MRLAFASNDGIFVSQHFGHAQRFAIVDIDETAYTWRFVEKRENISPCVMGEHDPEKLERSVALLSDCRVLFAAKVGNYAKSRLQLEGIQVLEKPGVIEDLIAGYLNYLKRPVWGGIKGEKRRDAIEDHPCFSEKAHNKNGRLHLPVSPACNIQCRFCTRKQNVTEQRPGVAAGILDPSEAADTVKRALELCPSITVVGIAGPGDTLATPHAVEAFRQVHAAYPGLIKCLSTNGLELPGKAKELWDVGVRTVTVTVNAVDPEILTKIVSWIKDGRDLIGAQLQGIRECAAMGIVVKVNTVLIPGVNDHHVADIALVVKSAGASRHNILPLIPQHEFAGWPAPTCQEIELARREAGEYLEQFRHCKHCRADACGIPGVSDLSNELYRGRELETFSHG, from the coding sequence ATGAGACTGGCTTTCGCTTCAAACGACGGGATTTTCGTATCACAACATTTCGGCCACGCGCAGCGGTTCGCCATCGTAGATATTGATGAAACCGCCTATACCTGGCGATTTGTGGAAAAAAGGGAAAACATCAGTCCCTGCGTCATGGGGGAGCATGATCCGGAAAAATTGGAGCGGAGCGTTGCGCTTCTTTCGGACTGCAGGGTCTTGTTCGCGGCGAAAGTCGGCAATTACGCCAAATCGCGCCTGCAGCTGGAGGGAATCCAAGTGCTGGAAAAGCCCGGCGTCATCGAAGATCTGATCGCGGGATATCTGAACTATCTGAAAAGGCCCGTATGGGGAGGAATCAAGGGCGAAAAGCGAAGGGACGCGATCGAAGATCACCCCTGCTTTTCGGAAAAGGCCCACAACAAAAACGGACGGCTTCATTTGCCGGTCAGTCCCGCCTGCAACATCCAGTGCCGCTTTTGCACGAGAAAACAAAACGTCACGGAACAAAGACCCGGGGTGGCGGCGGGAATCCTCGATCCTTCGGAAGCGGCCGATACGGTGAAAAGAGCTCTGGAACTCTGTCCTTCCATTACGGTCGTGGGAATCGCGGGGCCGGGCGATACGCTGGCGACGCCCCACGCCGTCGAGGCTTTCCGGCAGGTGCACGCGGCATATCCGGGCCTCATCAAGTGCCTGAGTACGAACGGGCTCGAGTTGCCGGGAAAGGCGAAAGAATTGTGGGATGTGGGCGTGAGGACCGTGACGGTTACCGTCAATGCCGTGGATCCTGAAATTTTAACGAAAATCGTCTCGTGGATCAAGGACGGCCGCGATCTGATCGGAGCCCAGCTGCAGGGGATCCGGGAATGCGCCGCTATGGGGATTGTCGTCAAGGTCAATACCGTCTTGATCCCCGGTGTGAACGATCATCATGTGGCGGATATCGCTCTGGTTGTAAAATCGGCGGGCGCAAGCAGACACAATATTCTCCCCTTGATTCCGCAGCATGAATTTGCCGGTTGGCCTGCGCCGACCTGTCAAGAGATCGAACTGGCGCGCCGGGAAGCGGGAGAATACCTTGAGCAGTTCCGACACTGCAAACATTGCCGAGCCGACGCCTGCGGCATCCCGGGCGTCAGCGACCTTTCAAATGAGCTCTACCGGGGAAGGGAACTCGAAACCTTTTCCCACGGATGA